A genome region from Manihot esculenta cultivar AM560-2 chromosome 5, M.esculenta_v8, whole genome shotgun sequence includes the following:
- the LOC110616094 gene encoding uncharacterized protein LOC110616094 — protein sequence MALAESSNMLSSTSTMLEDEDDHDTDDGYDHDHHSHTHNLSRLSVCTSSMYTIDDDDYQDCDGMKMFMSRLSLESFDADEELSDEKEGIGLLDLSSDSDEEPSCYSLPATPPRRRNRGGLVNKKLLGAKEYASENEAQKGNMRKNLRRRRRAVRERWIDADNKSKKKDEEFLGVGMGNYYGYCNSFSGESEGGGLVVITRPKGGKRSLCMDLEEVKACRDLGFELEHERMLEMPGRVSLSGSTLDTSSGGNSPIANWRISSPGDDPREVKARLKVWAQAVALASASRHGGI from the exons ATGGCGTTAGCTGAGAGCTCCAACATGCTTTCTTCCACTTCTACTATGCTTGAAGACGAGGATGATCATGATACTGATGATGGGTATGATCATGATCATCATTCTCACACCCATAATTTGTCTAGGTTGTCTGTGTGTACTAGTTCTATGTATACcattgatgatgatgattatcAAGATTGTGATGGTATGAAGATGTTCATGTCAAGATTATCCTTAGAAAGCTTCGATGCAGATGAGGAACTTTCCGATGAGAAAGAAGGGATTGGCTTGCTTGACCTCTCCTCGGATTCCGATGAAGAACCGAGTTGCTACTCTCTTCCAGCGACCCCGCCTCGCCGGAGAAATCGCGGAGGTTTGGTAAATAAGAAGCTTCTGGGGGCGAAGGAGTACGCTAGTGAAAATGAAGCTCAAAAGGGTAATATGAGAAAGAAtttgaggaggagaagaagggcTGTAAGGGAAAGATGGATTGATGCGGATAATAAGAGTAAAAAGAAAGATGAAGAGTTTTTGGGTGTTGGAATGGGCAATTACTATGGGTACTGTAATAGTTTTAGTGGGGAGAGTGAAGGCGGTGGGCTGGTAGTGATAACACGGCCGAAGGGAGGGAAGAGGTCATTGTGCATGGACTTGGAAGAAGTGAAGGCTTGTAGAGATCTTGGGTTTGAGTTGGAGCATGAGCGCATGCTGGAAATGCCTGGTCGTGTCTCCCTCTCAGGATCTACCCTTGATACAAGCAGCGGTGGCAATTCGCCTATCGCCAACTGGCGGATTTCTAGCCCTG GTGATGATCCGCGAGAAGTGAAGGCCCGGCTAAAGGTATGGGCACAGGCAGTAGCGCTTGCATCTGCGTCTCGACACGGCGGCATCTGA
- the LOC110616228 gene encoding protein ABC transporter 1, mitochondrial, with amino-acid sequence MSSFKHLGRLVSGVSLVVKEIATRSQALELPAGAGFQTLITSAAKKALVSVTDVSGLTKGKVREFSPPKSKESVVYFDHSADVAEPTPAQPHSPDDNGNSNVDVIAGNVVGEKDSRNELVDLEKDGLQSRNVETKGNAGSEGVASALPTELKRRKPRERRVPSTPFSRALGFAGLGVGLAWGTIQESTKRLVYGAPSSQDKQSALSPFLSEKNAERLALALCRMRGAALKLGQMLSIQDESLVPAPILAALDIVRQGADVMPRSQLNRVLDSELGSDWSTKLTSFDYEPIAAASIGQVHQAVTKDGMLVAMKIQYPGVANSIDSDIENVKLLLDYTNLIPKGLYLERAMKVAKEELSRECDYELEATNQKRFRKLLSDAKGFYVPMVIDELSSKRVLTTELISGIPIDKVALLDQETRNYVGTKLLELTLMELFVFRFMQTDPNWGNFLYDEATKTINLIDFGAARDYPKSFVDDYLRMVVACANCERDAVIEMSRRLGFLTGMESEIMLDAHVQAGLIVGLPFSKPNGFDFRSTNITQSVTNLGTTMLKHRLTPPPEESYSLHRKLSGAFLACIKLGATVPCRELLLEVYENYQFGEEKGEMLPRGSNS; translated from the exons ATGAGCTCTTTTAAGCACCTAGGGAGGCTCGTCAGTGGCGTCTCTTTAGTTGTTAAGGAGATCGCTACACGGTCTCAGGCTCTTGAACTGCCTGCAGGTGCTGGTTTCCAAACCCTAATTACCTCCGCTGCCAAGAAAGCCCTAGTCTCCGTCACTGATGTATCGGGCCTTACTAAAGGGAAAGTCCGCGAGTTTTCGCCTCCCAAGTCTAAAGAGTCTGTCGTTTACTTCGACCATTCGGCTGACGTGGCGGAGCCTACCCCAGCTCAACCGCACTCCCCAGATGATAATGGAAATAGCAATGTAGATGTTATTGCTGGAAATGTTGTTGGCGAGAAGGATTCGAGGAATGAGCTTGTTGATTTGGAGAAAGATGGTTTGCAGAGTCGGAATGTGGAGACTAAAGGAAATGCGGGTAGCGAAGGGGTGGCATCGGCCTTGCCGACGGAATTGAAGAGGAGGAAGCCGAGGGAGAGGAGAGTTCCTTCGACTCCATTTTCTAGGGCGCTTGG GTTTGCTGGTCTAGGAGTTGGGCTTGCATGGGGAACAATTCAGGAATCTACGAAGAGGCTTGTCTATGGTGCTCCAAGTTCACAAGACAAGCAATCTGCTCTCTCCCCATTTTTATCTGAAAAAAATGCAGAACGTTTGGCCCTTGCATTATGCAGAATGCGTGGAGCTGCGCTCAAATTAGGACAGATGCTTAGTATACAGGATGAATCTCTTGTTCCTGCTCCG ATCTTAGCTGCTTTAGACATTGTCCGACAAGGTGCAGATGTGATGCCAAGGAGCCAGCTTAATAGAGTTTTGGATAGTGAATTGGGTTCTGACTGGTCGACAAAGTTAACTAGTTTTGATTATGAACCAATTGCTGCTGCAAGTATAGGGCAG GTGCACCAAGCAGTTACAAAGGATGGTATGCTGGTTGCAATGAAAATTCAGTACCCTGGGGTGGCCAATAGCATTGATAGCGATATTGAGAATGTGAAACTTCTCTTAGATTATACAAATCTAATTCCAAAAGGACTTTATCTCGAGAGAGCTATGAAG GTGGCAAAAGAAGAATTGTCTCGTGAATGTGACTATGAGTTGGAGGCAACCAACCAGAAAAGGTTCCGTAAGCTACTATCTGATGCTAAGGGATTCTATGTTCCAATGGTTATAGATGAACTTTCCAGCAAGAGAGTCTTAACTACTGAACTAATTTCTG GAATTCCAATTGATAAGGTGGCATTACTAGACCAAGAAACTCGAAATTATGTTGGGACAAAATTGTTAGAACTCACATTAATGGAGTTATTTGTCTTCCGATTCATGCAG ACTGATCCTAATTGGGGTAATTTCCTGTATGATGAGGCCACAAAAACTATTAATCTCATCGACTTTGGAGCGGCACGGGATTATCCTAAAAGTTTTGTTGATGACTATTTAAGAATG GTTGTAGCATGTGCAAATTGTGAGAGGGATGCAGTAATTGAGATGTCAAGAAGACTTGGGTTCCTTACAGGAATGGAGTCGGAGATTATGTTGGATGCTCATGTTCAAGCCGGTTTGATTGTGGGATTGCCGTTCTCTAAGCCAAATGGATTTGATTTCCGATCCACTAATATTACCCAAAGTGTTACAAACCTTGGAACTACAATGCTTAAGCACAGGCTCACACCACCACCAGAAGAGTCTTACAGCCTTCATAGAAAGCTATCAGGTGCCTTTTTGGCTTGCATCAAGCTTGGTGCGACTGTACCATGTAGGGAGCTATTACTTGAAGTCTATGAGAATTATCAGTTCGGTGAAGAAAAAGGTGAGATGTTACCCCGCGGCTCTAATTCTTGA
- the LOC110615856 gene encoding uncharacterized protein C24B11.05 isoform X1: protein MGSLGSYLDMDTDGRKANVLKYECLLFDMDDTLYPMSSGLNLACRKNIEGFMLQHLHIEESEVPRMCLELYREYGTTMAGLKALGYEFDDDEFHAFAHGRLPYEKLKPDAVLRNLLLSMPQRKIIFTNADKGHAAEVLKRLGLEDCFEGVICFETLNPPVETANYTDALDNNAVLAGVEVELNVLDDDADKESSHSKPRILCKPSLEAVEAAIQIANVDPKKTIFFDDSARNIASGKAAGLHTVIVGSSALVPGADYALNSIHNIKEAIPEIWEDEEEQQEQVIQSSAVETVVLA from the exons ATGGGTTCATTAG GTAGCTATTTGGATATGGACACTGATGGCAGGAAGGCAAATGTGCTCAAATATGAGTGCTTGCTTTTTG ATATGGATGATACTTTGTATCCTATGAGCTCTGGTCTTAACTTGGCTTGCCGCAAGAACATAGAAG GGTTCATGTTACAACACTTGCATATTGAAGAAAGTGAAGTACCAAGGATGTGCCTTGAATTGTATAGAGAATATGGAACTACAATGGCTGGTCTGAAG GCTCTTGGTTacgaatttgatgatgatgagtTCCATGCTTTTGCTCATGGAAGATTACCTTATGAAAAACTGAAGCCAGATGCTGTTTTAAGGAACCTTCTGCTTTCCATGCCCCAAAGGAAAATA ATCTTCACTAATGCTGATAAGGGGCATGCAGCTGAAGTTCTGAAAAGGTTGGGATTGGAAGATTGTTTTGAAGGAGTCATATGCTTTGAGACGCTTAATCCTCCTGTTGAAACTGCTAATTACACGGATGCATTAGATAATAATGCAGTCCTCGCAGGAGTTGAAGTAGAGCTCAATGTTCTTGATGATGATGCTGACAAAGAAAGTTCCCACTCCAAGCCGCGAATCCTCTGTAAACCCTCTTTGGAGGCCGTTGAAGCAGCCATCCAAATAGCAAATGTTGACCCCAAGAAAACG ATCTTCTTTGATGACAGTGCTAGAAACATTGCAAGTGGGAAAGCAGCAGGACTTCATACCGTTATC GTGGGAAGCTCAGCCCTAGTGCCAGGTGCAGACTATGCTTTGAACAGCATCCACAATATCAAAGAAGCAATACCGGAAATATGGGAGGACGAAGAAGAGCAGCAGGAGCAGGTTATCCAGTCCAGTGCTGTTGAAACAGTGGTCCTTGCTTAG
- the LOC110615856 gene encoding uncharacterized protein C24B11.05 isoform X2, with protein sequence MDTDGRKANVLKYECLLFDMDDTLYPMSSGLNLACRKNIEGFMLQHLHIEESEVPRMCLELYREYGTTMAGLKALGYEFDDDEFHAFAHGRLPYEKLKPDAVLRNLLLSMPQRKIIFTNADKGHAAEVLKRLGLEDCFEGVICFETLNPPVETANYTDALDNNAVLAGVEVELNVLDDDADKESSHSKPRILCKPSLEAVEAAIQIANVDPKKTIFFDDSARNIASGKAAGLHTVIVGSSALVPGADYALNSIHNIKEAIPEIWEDEEEQQEQVIQSSAVETVVLA encoded by the exons ATGGACACTGATGGCAGGAAGGCAAATGTGCTCAAATATGAGTGCTTGCTTTTTG ATATGGATGATACTTTGTATCCTATGAGCTCTGGTCTTAACTTGGCTTGCCGCAAGAACATAGAAG GGTTCATGTTACAACACTTGCATATTGAAGAAAGTGAAGTACCAAGGATGTGCCTTGAATTGTATAGAGAATATGGAACTACAATGGCTGGTCTGAAG GCTCTTGGTTacgaatttgatgatgatgagtTCCATGCTTTTGCTCATGGAAGATTACCTTATGAAAAACTGAAGCCAGATGCTGTTTTAAGGAACCTTCTGCTTTCCATGCCCCAAAGGAAAATA ATCTTCACTAATGCTGATAAGGGGCATGCAGCTGAAGTTCTGAAAAGGTTGGGATTGGAAGATTGTTTTGAAGGAGTCATATGCTTTGAGACGCTTAATCCTCCTGTTGAAACTGCTAATTACACGGATGCATTAGATAATAATGCAGTCCTCGCAGGAGTTGAAGTAGAGCTCAATGTTCTTGATGATGATGCTGACAAAGAAAGTTCCCACTCCAAGCCGCGAATCCTCTGTAAACCCTCTTTGGAGGCCGTTGAAGCAGCCATCCAAATAGCAAATGTTGACCCCAAGAAAACG ATCTTCTTTGATGACAGTGCTAGAAACATTGCAAGTGGGAAAGCAGCAGGACTTCATACCGTTATC GTGGGAAGCTCAGCCCTAGTGCCAGGTGCAGACTATGCTTTGAACAGCATCCACAATATCAAAGAAGCAATACCGGAAATATGGGAGGACGAAGAAGAGCAGCAGGAGCAGGTTATCCAGTCCAGTGCTGTTGAAACAGTGGTCCTTGCTTAG
- the LOC110615857 gene encoding peptidyl-prolyl cis-trans isomerase isoform X2 — translation MASTFSVQAVHSPRLVVKGSFGLDVANLRPCVISTATLSLSRKALTSRSHYASSFPITQLFKAPAVWTRRMACVNSMTNDVELQAKVTTKCFFDVDIGGEPAGRIVMGLFGDVVPKTVENFRALCTGEKGYGYKGCSFHRIIKDFMIQGGDFTEGNGTGGISIYGPSFADESFDLKHVGPGVLSMANAGPNTNGSQFFICTVKTPWLDNRHVVFGHVIDGMDVVRKLESVETSRTDTPRAPCRIIDCGFCDM, via the exons ATGGCCTCTACATTCTCTGTGCAAGCGGTGCATTCCCCTCGCCTGGTGGTTAAG GGTAGTTTTGGCCTAGATGTGGCAAATTTGAGGCCATGTGTGATATCTACGGCAACTTTAAGTTTATCTAGAAAAGCATTGACATCAAGATCTCACTATGCATCAAGTTTCCCCATCACACAGCTTTTTAAAGCACCTGCCGTTTGGACCAGGAGAATGGCCTGCGTCAACTCAATGACAAAT GATGTTGAGCTGCAAGCAAAAGTGACCACTAAGTGCTTCTTTGATGTTGATATTGGGGGTGAACCTGCTGGTAGAATTGTGATGGGCCTTTTTGGAGATGTTGTCCCAAAAACTGTTGAGAACTTCCGTGCCTTGTGCACAg GAGAGAAGGGATATGGTTATAAAGGATGCTCTTTCCACCGGATTATTAAAGATTTCATGATCCAGGGAGGGGACTTCACAGAAGGAAAT GGAACTGGAGGAATTAGCATATATGGTCCTAGCTTCGCAGATGAGAGCTTTGATT TGAAGCATGTTGGACCTGGGGTTTTGAGCATGGCTAATGCTGGCCCTAATACAAATGGGAGCCAATTTTTCATTTGTACTGTAAAG ACTCCTTGGTTGGACAACCGCCATGTTGTATTCGGACATGTAATTGATGGCATGGATGTTGTTCGGAAACTGGAATCCGTAGAGACAAGCAGGACAGATACTCCTCGAGCACCATGCAGGATTATCGATTGTG GATTTTGTGATATGTGA
- the LOC110615857 gene encoding peptidyl-prolyl cis-trans isomerase isoform X1: MASTFSVQAVHSPRLVVKGSFGLDVANLRPCVISTATLSLSRKALTSRSHYASSFPITQLFKAPAVWTRRMACVNSMTNDVELQAKVTTKCFFDVDIGGEPAGRIVMGLFGDVVPKTVENFRALCTGEKGYGYKGCSFHRIIKDFMIQGGDFTEGNGTGGISIYGPSFADESFDLKHVGPGVLSMANAGPNTNGSQFFICTVKTPWLDNRHVVFGHVIDGMDVVRKLESVETSRTDTPRAPCRIIDCGELAVDG, encoded by the exons ATGGCCTCTACATTCTCTGTGCAAGCGGTGCATTCCCCTCGCCTGGTGGTTAAG GGTAGTTTTGGCCTAGATGTGGCAAATTTGAGGCCATGTGTGATATCTACGGCAACTTTAAGTTTATCTAGAAAAGCATTGACATCAAGATCTCACTATGCATCAAGTTTCCCCATCACACAGCTTTTTAAAGCACCTGCCGTTTGGACCAGGAGAATGGCCTGCGTCAACTCAATGACAAAT GATGTTGAGCTGCAAGCAAAAGTGACCACTAAGTGCTTCTTTGATGTTGATATTGGGGGTGAACCTGCTGGTAGAATTGTGATGGGCCTTTTTGGAGATGTTGTCCCAAAAACTGTTGAGAACTTCCGTGCCTTGTGCACAg GAGAGAAGGGATATGGTTATAAAGGATGCTCTTTCCACCGGATTATTAAAGATTTCATGATCCAGGGAGGGGACTTCACAGAAGGAAAT GGAACTGGAGGAATTAGCATATATGGTCCTAGCTTCGCAGATGAGAGCTTTGATT TGAAGCATGTTGGACCTGGGGTTTTGAGCATGGCTAATGCTGGCCCTAATACAAATGGGAGCCAATTTTTCATTTGTACTGTAAAG ACTCCTTGGTTGGACAACCGCCATGTTGTATTCGGACATGTAATTGATGGCATGGATGTTGTTCGGAAACTGGAATCCGTAGAGACAAGCAGGACAGATACTCCTCGAGCACCATGCAGGATTATCGATTGTGGTGAGCTAGCAGTGGATGGCTGA